A region from the Salidesulfovibrio onnuriiensis genome encodes:
- a CDS encoding sensor histidine kinase, whose protein sequence is MNSIYMTGRAMFGNAPLTIHILHPWRKHREEQWFMNGLLLMSVVAALLLIPCSRRITKPLNELTRSARKMAEGDFSPRVQARARDELSVLAGAFNHMAESLEKMIRGGRELTANLSHELRSPLARIRFSQQIILDKVESGKTDGVLDHVRKMEAEIDHMDGLIDEIIALSKRDLQEAPPRNDVVDMAALLDEAMERQQQLMQQKSVSMARAFEPMPGYRCNESDMRIVLDNVLSNAVKYCPEGSAISVGGRADGGFISLRITNPYPPLSEEELETVFLPFKRLGYEDVDGSGLGLAFARKIVEEHGGSMQASNEPEGFRMTLRLPLGHREG, encoded by the coding sequence ATGAATTCCATTTATATGACCGGCAGGGCCATGTTCGGTAATGCTCCTCTGACGATACACATCCTGCACCCCTGGAGGAAACACCGGGAGGAACAGTGGTTCATGAACGGGCTGCTGCTCATGTCGGTGGTGGCGGCCCTGCTGCTCATTCCCTGTTCGCGCAGGATCACCAAGCCGCTGAACGAATTGACCCGGTCGGCCCGGAAAATGGCCGAGGGCGACTTTTCCCCGCGTGTGCAGGCGCGGGCCAGGGACGAGCTTTCCGTGCTGGCCGGGGCCTTCAACCACATGGCCGAGAGCCTGGAAAAGATGATCCGAGGCGGCCGGGAACTGACGGCCAACCTTTCCCATGAACTGCGCAGCCCCCTGGCGCGCATCCGTTTTTCCCAGCAGATCATCCTGGACAAGGTCGAATCCGGAAAGACCGACGGGGTTCTGGACCATGTCCGCAAGATGGAGGCCGAGATCGACCACATGGACGGGCTCATCGACGAGATCATCGCCCTTTCCAAGCGCGATTTGCAGGAAGCCCCGCCCCGGAACGACGTGGTGGACATGGCGGCCCTGCTCGATGAGGCGATGGAGCGCCAGCAACAGCTCATGCAACAGAAGTCGGTCTCCATGGCCCGGGCGTTTGAGCCCATGCCGGGCTACCGCTGCAACGAAAGCGACATGCGCATCGTCCTGGACAACGTGCTTTCCAATGCGGTCAAGTACTGCCCCGAAGGGAGCGCCATTTCGGTCGGGGGACGGGCGGACGGCGGTTTCATTTCCCTGCGGATAACCAATCCCTATCCCCCGCTTTCCGAAGAGGAGCTGGAAACGGTCTTTTTGCCGTTCAAGCGACTCGGCTATGAGGATGTGGACGGGAGCGGCCTGGGGCTGGCCTTTGCCCGGAAGATCGTCGAGGAGCACGGCGGAAGCATGCAGGCGTCCAACGAGCCGGAAGGCTTTCGCATGACCCTGCGGCTGCCTCTGGGACACCGGGAAGGGTAG
- a CDS encoding BCCT family transporter produces MVTKGNGEGADLRPDNKILVPATLVLIGIIACSILFTEASEKVLKSVYSVFTHTTGTWYLWVTVGMMILSGFFMFSSYGNIKFGEENEKPEFNNYSWIAMMFCSGVAGAVMFWSIVEPLFNLAYPPKFAEPLSRQSFEWAMSYVLLHWGPVTWPWYVVTALPICYMFYKRKKPVLRISSAAEPVLGERVNGGIGKGIEVFFIIGLMFSNAAVMGVSVPIVNHALASVMGIEPSFTLEMIILGISAVIFTVSVSLGLKKGIKILSDTNVIIALCMVFFCLVAGPTVFIVDNFTSSFGHMMNNFFGMIFWTDPYTKGTFPQDWTIFYALWMASYGPFMGLFIARISRGRTVRQVVGLGLAGGIAGSYLIHAVFGGYTLYAQLNGIVDAVAVLKASGGPAALVATLGTLPLGQFVLVGYCVFSTIFLATSVDSCAYVISCAATTRLVPGSEPTRGHRFYWAVIQAGLALAAITMGGLGPVRIFANFSGALMLVPIAFVVMAWFKMTREDNALLMCCTPKK; encoded by the coding sequence ATGGTTACAAAAGGAAACGGCGAAGGCGCGGATCTTCGTCCCGATAACAAGATTCTTGTCCCGGCGACACTGGTTCTGATCGGCATTATTGCCTGTTCGATCCTGTTTACCGAAGCAAGTGAAAAAGTTCTCAAGTCCGTCTATTCTGTTTTTACCCATACCACCGGGACCTGGTACCTCTGGGTGACCGTGGGCATGATGATCCTTTCTGGCTTTTTCATGTTTTCCAGCTACGGCAACATCAAGTTCGGCGAGGAAAACGAAAAGCCCGAGTTCAACAACTACTCATGGATCGCCATGATGTTCTGTTCCGGTGTGGCCGGGGCGGTCATGTTCTGGTCCATTGTCGAACCCCTGTTCAACCTGGCGTATCCTCCCAAGTTTGCGGAACCGCTTTCCCGCCAGTCCTTTGAGTGGGCAATGTCCTATGTCCTGCTGCACTGGGGGCCGGTGACCTGGCCCTGGTACGTGGTGACCGCGCTGCCCATCTGCTACATGTTCTACAAGCGCAAGAAACCGGTGCTGCGCATCAGCTCCGCCGCAGAGCCCGTTCTGGGCGAAAGGGTCAACGGCGGCATCGGCAAGGGCATCGAAGTCTTTTTCATCATCGGCCTCATGTTTTCCAACGCCGCGGTCATGGGCGTGTCCGTGCCCATCGTCAACCATGCCCTGGCATCGGTCATGGGCATCGAGCCCAGCTTCACCCTGGAGATGATCATTCTCGGCATTTCCGCCGTCATCTTCACCGTGTCCGTTTCCCTAGGCCTCAAGAAGGGCATCAAGATCCTGTCCGACACCAACGTGATCATCGCCCTGTGCATGGTCTTCTTCTGTCTGGTGGCGGGCCCCACCGTGTTCATCGTGGACAACTTCACCAGCTCCTTCGGGCACATGATGAACAACTTCTTCGGCATGATCTTCTGGACCGACCCCTACACAAAGGGCACCTTCCCGCAGGACTGGACGATCTTTTACGCCCTGTGGATGGCCTCCTACGGTCCGTTCATGGGCCTGTTCATCGCCCGCATCTCCCGAGGCCGCACCGTGCGGCAGGTGGTCGGCCTGGGACTGGCCGGCGGTATCGCGGGGTCCTACCTCATTCATGCGGTGTTCGGCGGCTATACCCTGTATGCGCAGCTGAACGGCATTGTCGACGCCGTGGCCGTGCTCAAGGCCAGCGGCGGCCCGGCCGCCCTGGTGGCGACCCTGGGAACCCTGCCGCTGGGGCAGTTCGTTCTCGTGGGCTACTGTGTCTTTTCCACCATCTTCCTGGCCACCAGCGTGGATTCCTGCGCCTATGTCATCTCCTGCGCGGCAACCACCCGGCTGGTGCCGGGCTCCGAGCCCACACGCGGCCACCGCTTTTACTGGGCGGTGATCCAGGCGGGCCTGGCGCTCGCGGCCATCACCATGGGCGGCCTCGGGCCGGTGCGCATCTTTGCCAACTTCTCCGGCGCGCTCATGCTGGTGCCCATCGCCTTCGTGGTTATGGCCTGGTTCAAGATGACAAGGGAAGACAACGCACTCCTGATGTGCTGCACCCCCAAGAAATAA
- a CDS encoding alkaline phosphatase family protein, with protein MTVKAKRIALLGFDCAIPKRLEALMEEGALPNFAKFKAEGAYMTEGYNMPTVTPPSWASICTGAYPRTHGVEDYYYYNEGESLHFSKCVQAFGSQMLTAETIWDAWDKAGKKCLVVNYPTSWPSKLKNGIMVQGEGLSAAEHRWQIEGYEHKEWLCGESCVATDYYPIGVQARFEEAEGWKNLPEEIEDQEPLDMAIPMEFGHAMDPLQPQIWYGLTWESGDDGYDVFALCPEKDFSKAFFTIRVREWSEVIEHRFSIISDGRVEPGYFRCKLMELSDDAEDFKLYISGINGTQGYCAPADALRNVDFTKSIVANDMGFVGLVNGIIDNETVVEMAQFHSEWLTEVLTTLMKDNPDWDLLYMHTHLIDWFYHGYLDKMDSDDPEVAKHAYDLERQIYQIEDRFLGVMMEHMPEDALTCVISDHGATPIGPILNTAEALAQAGLTAYEVRSSDQAGSVWEESEGFNYDLIPEKSKAVPQRYMFVYVNLKSKYPGGIVEDEDYEKVRDEIIDALYDYKHPETGERPVMCAIPKEDAKVFGMGGEQSGDVVYVLKPEYMAEHGYGFPTGESGCGSLKNIMLWKGPGVKQDFVYERPRWLVDVVPTFCHATGNPVPADTEGAIIYQIFEDHDK; from the coding sequence ATGACTGTCAAAGCCAAGAGAATCGCTCTGCTCGGTTTCGACTGCGCCATTCCCAAGCGCCTCGAAGCGCTGATGGAAGAGGGGGCGCTGCCCAACTTCGCCAAGTTCAAGGCCGAGGGGGCCTATATGACCGAGGGCTACAACATGCCCACGGTCACGCCGCCTTCCTGGGCGTCCATCTGCACCGGCGCATATCCGCGTACCCACGGCGTCGAGGACTACTACTATTACAACGAAGGCGAGTCCCTGCATTTTTCCAAGTGCGTGCAGGCCTTTGGCTCGCAAATGCTGACCGCGGAAACCATCTGGGACGCATGGGACAAGGCAGGCAAGAAGTGCCTCGTGGTCAACTATCCCACCTCCTGGCCCTCCAAGCTCAAGAACGGGATCATGGTTCAGGGCGAAGGCCTTTCCGCCGCCGAGCACCGCTGGCAGATCGAGGGATACGAGCACAAGGAATGGCTGTGCGGCGAATCCTGTGTCGCCACCGACTACTATCCCATCGGGGTGCAGGCCCGTTTTGAAGAGGCCGAAGGCTGGAAGAACCTGCCCGAGGAGATTGAGGACCAGGAACCCCTGGACATGGCGATTCCCATGGAGTTCGGTCATGCCATGGATCCCCTGCAGCCCCAGATCTGGTACGGCCTGACCTGGGAATCCGGCGACGACGGCTACGACGTGTTTGCCCTGTGCCCGGAAAAGGACTTCAGCAAGGCGTTTTTCACCATCAGGGTCAGGGAGTGGTCCGAGGTCATCGAGCACCGGTTCTCCATCATTTCCGACGGCCGTGTCGAGCCCGGGTACTTCCGCTGCAAGCTCATGGAACTTTCCGACGACGCCGAGGACTTCAAGCTCTACATCTCCGGCATCAACGGCACCCAGGGCTACTGCGCCCCTGCCGACGCCCTCAGAAACGTGGACTTCACCAAGAGCATCGTGGCCAACGACATGGGCTTCGTGGGCTTGGTCAACGGCATCATCGACAACGAAACCGTTGTTGAAATGGCCCAGTTCCACTCCGAGTGGCTCACCGAGGTGCTGACCACCCTGATGAAGGACAACCCGGACTGGGATCTGCTGTACATGCACACCCACCTCATCGACTGGTTCTACCACGGCTACCTGGACAAGATGGACAGCGATGATCCCGAGGTGGCCAAGCACGCCTACGACCTGGAGCGCCAGATCTACCAGATAGAGGACAGGTTCCTGGGCGTCATGATGGAACACATGCCCGAGGATGCACTGACTTGCGTCATCTCCGACCACGGCGCCACCCCCATCGGGCCGATCCTGAATACCGCCGAGGCCCTGGCGCAGGCCGGACTGACCGCATACGAAGTGCGCTCCTCGGATCAGGCCGGATCCGTGTGGGAAGAGTCCGAAGGCTTCAACTACGACCTTATTCCCGAGAAATCCAAGGCCGTGCCCCAGCGCTACATGTTCGTCTACGTGAACCTGAAGTCCAAGTACCCCGGCGGGATCGTCGAGGACGAGGACTATGAGAAGGTCCGCGACGAGATCATCGACGCCCTGTACGACTACAAGCACCCCGAAACCGGCGAACGCCCGGTCATGTGCGCCATTCCCAAGGAGGACGCCAAGGTCTTCGGCATGGGCGGCGAGCAGTCCGGGGACGTGGTCTACGTGCTCAAGCCCGAATACATGGCCGAGCACGGCTACGGCTTCCCCACCGGGGAATCCGGATGCGGTTCCCTGAAGAACATCATGCTCTGGAAGGGACCCGGCGTGAAGCAAGACTTTGTCTATGAACGCCCTCGCTGGCTGGTCGATGTCGTGCCCACCTTCTGCCACGCCACCGGCAACCCGGTGCCTGCGGACACCGAAGGCGCGATTATCTACCAGATCTTCGAGGACCACGACAAATAA
- a CDS encoding DsrH/TusB family sulfur metabolism protein, producing the protein MLFFVNKPEEGILDRIALIGGDEDKALLLVGDGVYFGTSHWEEKLEGLDVEDIYVAKSALDARNIELSEACEVVDYDEIVDLLLGSDEKVVSL; encoded by the coding sequence ATGCTCTTTTTCGTGAACAAGCCGGAAGAGGGGATTCTTGACCGAATCGCTCTTATCGGCGGCGACGAGGACAAGGCCCTGCTCCTGGTGGGCGACGGTGTCTATTTCGGCACCTCGCACTGGGAGGAAAAACTGGAAGGCCTGGATGTGGAAGATATCTACGTGGCCAAGAGCGCGCTGGATGCCCGGAATATTGAACTCAGCGAAGCCTGCGAGGTGGTGGACTACGACGAGATCGTGGACCTGCTTCTGGGCAGCGACGAAAAAGTCGTGTCGCTTTAG
- a CDS encoding DsrE family protein, with protein sequence MSKTLTIMLLSGSAENEDAEFATRLAQAAQEKGHKVQMYLFGNAVNISKKETPIEGDLHIQQRLIDHIEPTKCFGRVAEIVEKGGDISTCHTNEHARGIESREYVDGVKWGDVGGSFTKYLMTSDVLLSVGH encoded by the coding sequence ATGAGCAAAACGCTGACCATCATGCTGCTGTCCGGCTCCGCGGAGAACGAGGATGCGGAATTCGCAACCCGTCTTGCGCAGGCGGCGCAGGAAAAAGGCCACAAGGTCCAGATGTATCTTTTCGGAAATGCCGTGAACATATCCAAGAAGGAAACGCCCATTGAAGGCGACCTGCATATCCAGCAGCGCCTCATCGACCACATCGAGCCCACCAAGTGCTTCGGCCGCGTGGCCGAAATCGTGGAAAAGGGCGGCGATATCTCCACCTGCCACACCAACGAACACGCCCGGGGCATCGAGTCCCGCGAATACGTCGATGGTGTGAAGTGGGGTGATGTGGGTGGTTCCTTCACCAAGTATCTCATGACCTCGGACGTGCTGTTGTCCGTGGGCCACTAA
- a CDS encoding DsrH/TusB family sulfur metabolism protein, with the protein MINSVCFVVAKPVGLEQGSLGIRSAWACHQNGFETRIIYSEDGVWCLTGNPGYHTSMLNDFVAEEGEVYAIREDLERRGIAEDDLIDGVEVVDAADVVELCEEMDSVNYF; encoded by the coding sequence ATGATTAACTCTGTTTGCTTTGTCGTGGCCAAGCCCGTTGGCCTGGAGCAGGGCTCCCTCGGCATCCGCTCCGCCTGGGCCTGCCACCAGAACGGATTCGAAACCAGAATCATCTATTCGGAAGACGGCGTCTGGTGCCTGACAGGCAACCCCGGCTACCACACCTCCATGCTCAACGACTTCGTGGCCGAGGAGGGGGAGGTCTATGCGATCCGCGAGGACCTGGAAAGGCGCGGCATCGCCGAGGACGACCTCATCGACGGCGTCGAAGTGGTGGATGCCGCTGACGTCGTTGAACTGTGTGAAGAAATGGATTCCGTCAACTACTTCTAA
- a CDS encoding OsmC family protein codes for MSTVLFERLDENRDRFVVGAKAVPEIIMDFSSITPEERNKEAMGSRILCVAALSCYCNTMVNAFKRQNVEVKSLTGSASASKEKDEVNRTRYTELEINIEVGLEEKDREVFEAVKENMLNGSLLTYSLEEGMEVDYNIEMKTV; via the coding sequence ATGTCCACCGTGCTTTTCGAACGTCTTGACGAGAACCGGGACAGGTTTGTCGTCGGCGCCAAGGCCGTGCCCGAAATCATCATGGATTTCTCCTCCATCACCCCGGAGGAGCGCAACAAGGAAGCCATGGGCTCCCGCATCCTCTGTGTGGCCGCCCTGTCCTGCTACTGCAACACCATGGTCAACGCCTTCAAGCGCCAGAACGTGGAGGTCAAGTCCCTGACCGGCTCGGCATCGGCCAGCAAGGAAAAGGACGAGGTCAACCGCACCCGCTACACCGAGCTGGAGATCAACATTGAGGTGGGGCTGGAGGAAAAGGACCGCGAGGTGTTCGAAGCCGTGAAGGAAAACATGCTCAACGGCTCCCTGCTGACCTACTCCCTCGAAGAGGGCATGGAGGTCGACTACAACATCGAAATGAAGACCGTTTAG
- a CDS encoding sigma-54 interaction domain-containing protein, producing MSEPKYEALHQYCAELKRQLDSYKGIKTELLESQRQLTRLFNNLPGMAYRCSLDAQHRPTLEFVSRGSIDLFGVAPEFFMEQKTNVMEMLAHPDDLASMLEEQEAAIEGHRPYKMLYRIRMEDGSLKWIWDQGECVYDDAGRPTHLEGITIDISAQKMREFELLQENQNLKGSLQDRYKFGSIIGKSEGMQEVFKLILKASKSDANVIILGETGTGKDLVAQTIHELSGAVGPYVPVNCGAIPANLMESEFFGHKKGAFSGATSDRKGYLAAADGGTLFLDEVGEIDLSLQVKLLRALESKLFTPVGGSEPQSSKFRLIAATNRDLPRMVKEGRMRSDFFFRLHVLPIRVPPLRSRLEDLPLLVAEFMSRYLGKDASVPNLPPKIRAAFDAHDWPGNVRELQNVLERYLTFGEVVFSDFGIQAPDGSFGVDEALGEAESCASLVEAMEVVERHMIMKALERNHWKKGLTARDLGLNMRTMQRKLKKYGI from the coding sequence ATGAGTGAACCGAAGTACGAAGCGCTGCATCAATATTGCGCCGAGCTGAAACGTCAGCTCGATTCCTACAAGGGAATCAAGACTGAATTGCTGGAGAGTCAGCGCCAGTTGACCCGGCTTTTCAACAACCTGCCGGGCATGGCCTATCGTTGTTCCCTTGATGCACAGCATAGGCCCACCTTGGAATTCGTCAGCCGGGGGAGCATAGATCTCTTCGGGGTAGCGCCGGAATTTTTCATGGAGCAGAAGACCAACGTCATGGAGATGCTGGCTCATCCCGACGATCTTGCCTCCATGCTGGAAGAGCAGGAGGCGGCCATTGAAGGGCACCGTCCCTACAAGATGCTCTACCGGATCCGCATGGAGGATGGTAGTCTCAAGTGGATATGGGACCAGGGCGAATGCGTTTATGACGACGCTGGCCGCCCCACCCACCTGGAAGGCATCACCATCGACATCAGCGCCCAGAAGATGCGCGAGTTCGAGCTGCTCCAGGAAAACCAGAATCTCAAGGGATCGCTGCAGGACCGCTACAAGTTCGGCAGCATCATCGGCAAGAGCGAAGGCATGCAGGAGGTCTTCAAGCTCATACTCAAGGCTTCCAAGAGTGACGCCAACGTCATCATCCTGGGCGAAACCGGAACGGGGAAGGACCTTGTGGCGCAGACCATCCATGAGTTGAGCGGGGCCGTCGGGCCGTATGTCCCGGTCAACTGCGGGGCCATTCCGGCCAACCTCATGGAAAGCGAATTTTTCGGCCACAAGAAAGGCGCTTTTTCCGGGGCCACGAGCGACAGGAAGGGCTATCTGGCCGCTGCGGACGGCGGAACCCTGTTTCTGGACGAAGTCGGTGAGATCGACCTTTCCCTGCAGGTGAAACTGCTTCGCGCCCTGGAAAGCAAGCTTTTCACGCCGGTGGGCGGCAGCGAACCGCAGTCCTCGAAGTTTCGCCTCATCGCGGCCACCAACCGGGATCTCCCCAGGATGGTCAAGGAGGGGCGCATGCGTTCGGATTTCTTTTTTCGGCTGCACGTGCTTCCCATACGGGTTCCGCCCCTCCGGAGCCGGCTTGAGGATCTCCCACTTCTCGTGGCCGAGTTCATGTCCCGGTATCTGGGCAAGGACGCTTCGGTTCCCAACCTGCCGCCCAAGATCCGGGCCGCCTTCGACGCCCATGACTGGCCCGGCAACGTCCGCGAGCTGCAGAACGTTCTGGAGCGCTATCTCACCTTTGGCGAAGTCGTGTTCAGCGATTTCGGCATCCAGGCCCCGGACGGTTCGTTCGGGGTGGACGAGGCCCTGGGCGAAGCCGAATCCTGCGCCTCCCTTGTCGAGGCCATGGAAGTGGTGGAGCGGCACATGATCATGAAGGCGCTGGAACGCAACCACTGGAAAAAAGGTCTGACCGCCAGGGATCTGGGCTTGAACATGCGCACCATGCAAAGAAAGCTCAAGAAGTACGGCATCTGA
- a CDS encoding DMT family transporter, producing MQWNAFRKTQAAGYVFISLGILSWSGNFVAARGLAASVDPATLNLLRWVLASLLFLPFGFAAFWRERKAIGLLWKEIFVLALTGISLYDTMVFLAGRTSEALNMSLISTLSPLLTALMAQFFFKEKLRPSMYMGIAISTFGIVALVTDGNLERLLTLRFAEGDLLILGTALMSAVYNNIVSRISGKVGQTALVMALCLFGAVQIIPLYLWETGGQLVLPEFSSSLVWSLGYLAVFASILCFLFWNEAVQILGAPKAMLFYYTLPPASGLIAWLVIDEPAQLIQILSGMIIVAGILFALYGGAPKWRRRKVEVYGQPAEINK from the coding sequence ATGCAGTGGAACGCCTTTCGCAAAACCCAGGCCGCCGGATATGTTTTCATTTCCCTCGGCATTCTCAGCTGGAGCGGAAATTTCGTGGCCGCCCGCGGTCTTGCCGCCAGTGTGGACCCCGCCACCCTCAATCTGTTGCGCTGGGTCCTGGCCTCGCTCCTGTTCCTTCCGTTCGGATTCGCCGCCTTCTGGCGGGAGCGCAAGGCCATCGGGCTTCTTTGGAAGGAGATCTTCGTTCTCGCACTGACCGGCATTTCCCTGTACGACACCATGGTCTTCCTGGCCGGGCGCACCTCCGAGGCGTTGAACATGTCGCTCATCTCCACGCTGTCGCCTTTGCTGACCGCGCTCATGGCCCAGTTTTTCTTCAAGGAAAAGCTGCGACCGAGCATGTACATGGGGATAGCCATTTCCACCTTCGGCATTGTCGCGCTGGTGACGGACGGGAACCTGGAGCGGCTGTTGACCCTCCGCTTTGCCGAAGGGGACCTGCTCATTCTCGGTACGGCCCTGATGTCCGCCGTTTACAACAACATTGTCAGCCGCATCTCGGGGAAGGTTGGCCAGACCGCGCTGGTCATGGCCCTGTGCCTTTTCGGGGCGGTGCAGATCATCCCGCTTTACCTCTGGGAAACCGGCGGACAACTGGTGCTGCCGGAATTTTCGTCCTCGCTTGTCTGGTCGCTCGGCTACCTTGCGGTCTTCGCCTCTATTCTCTGCTTTCTTTTCTGGAACGAGGCCGTGCAGATATTGGGGGCCCCAAAGGCCATGCTTTTCTACTATACGCTTCCGCCCGCCAGCGGATTGATCGCCTGGCTGGTCATTGACGAACCTGCCCAACTCATTCAGATTCTGAGCGGGATGATTATTGTTGCGGGCATCTTGTTCGCTCTATATGGTGGCGCGCCAAAATGGAGAAGGCGAAAGGTGGAAGTGTATGGACAACCTGCTGAGATCAATAAATGA
- a CDS encoding YitT family protein — protein MDNLLRSINDSLIWNLFLLLAGSFVFVVGYNGIAAHHHFVPAALYGLAVVGNDMAPGLSLAKWYFLLNIPLFAMAWKGVSRRFFFLTLFAMVMVTLMTSYVHFDFGIRNEMYAAIAAGAIMGAGCGVILRSYGGGGGLDVVAVILNSRYGIRFGVFYFFINAVVMLFALSLFSPDKIIASLVMLFISSVVTEYVLSLFNQRKAVRIITKRPEELIGVMIQAKYHASAFPGKGGYSGEPVDMIFSITDNLRLRSLEQLVFDNDPEAIFVVESTFSVIGGSFARRKNY, from the coding sequence ATGGACAACCTGCTGAGATCAATAAATGATTCACTGATCTGGAATCTGTTTTTACTGCTGGCGGGATCCTTTGTGTTCGTTGTCGGCTACAACGGCATTGCCGCGCATCACCACTTTGTGCCAGCGGCCCTGTACGGCCTGGCAGTTGTCGGCAACGACATGGCCCCCGGGCTTTCCCTGGCCAAGTGGTATTTTCTGCTGAATATCCCGCTTTTCGCCATGGCCTGGAAAGGGGTGAGCCGCCGTTTCTTCTTTCTGACCCTGTTCGCCATGGTCATGGTGACTTTGATGACCTCCTACGTGCATTTCGATTTCGGCATCCGGAACGAAATGTACGCGGCCATTGCCGCCGGAGCTATCATGGGAGCCGGCTGCGGGGTCATCCTCCGGTCCTATGGAGGGGGAGGCGGCCTCGACGTGGTGGCGGTGATCCTCAACAGCAGGTACGGCATCCGCTTCGGCGTGTTCTATTTCTTCATCAATGCCGTTGTCATGCTGTTTGCCCTGAGCCTGTTCAGTCCGGACAAGATCATTGCATCGCTGGTCATGCTTTTCATCAGTTCCGTGGTGACCGAATACGTCCTTTCCCTGTTCAACCAGCGCAAGGCCGTGCGCATCATCACCAAAAGGCCCGAGGAATTGATCGGGGTCATGATCCAGGCGAAGTACCATGCGAGCGCCTTCCCCGGAAAAGGGGGCTATTCCGGCGAGCCGGTGGACATGATTTTCTCCATCACCGACAATCTGCGTCTGCGCTCTCTGGAGCAGCTGGTCTTCGACAATGACCCCGAGGCGATCTTCGTGGTCGAGAGCACCTTCAGCGTCATCGGTGGCAGTTTCGCCCGCCGCAAGAACTATTGA
- a CDS encoding secondary thiamine-phosphate synthase enzyme YjbQ — protein MKSYRKELWYEIPTRRAFVNITPDVEACLAESGIREGLCLVNAMHITASVFINDDESGLHHDYEVWLEKLAPHEPVSQYRHNGYEDNADAHMKRQIMGREVVVAITEGRLDFGTWEQIFYGEFDGRRKKRVLVKIIGE, from the coding sequence GTGAAATCCTATCGCAAGGAACTCTGGTACGAGATTCCCACGCGCCGCGCCTTCGTGAACATCACGCCCGACGTGGAGGCCTGTCTGGCTGAATCCGGCATCCGGGAGGGGCTGTGCCTGGTCAACGCCATGCACATCACGGCCTCGGTGTTCATCAACGACGACGAGTCCGGCCTGCATCATGACTACGAGGTCTGGCTGGAAAAGCTGGCCCCGCACGAGCCCGTCTCCCAGTACCGCCACAACGGGTACGAGGACAATGCGGACGCGCACATGAAGCGCCAGATCATGGGACGGGAAGTGGTGGTGGCCATCACCGAGGGCAGGCTCGACTTCGGCACCTGGGAACAGATTTTCTACGGGGAGTTCGACGGCCGCCGCAAGAAGCGCGTGCTGGTGAAGATCATCGGGGAGTAG
- a CDS encoding Lrp/AsnC family transcriptional regulator — translation MAKLDEMDRNILKILQREGRITNSELAKRLGISPPAMLERVKRLENSGVIKKFVALADAEKVGMGIIAFVRVSLGAHQLKDFETFKNHVDKMEEVLECYQVSGEDDYLLKVALPDMQSYADFAFAKLSPIPGLQSINSSFVLGTIKQETALPINGHEKED, via the coding sequence ATGGCGAAACTCGACGAAATGGACCGGAATATCCTCAAGATCCTGCAGCGGGAAGGTAGGATAACCAACTCCGAACTGGCCAAGCGGCTGGGCATCTCGCCCCCGGCCATGCTGGAACGGGTCAAGCGGCTGGAAAACTCCGGCGTGATCAAGAAATTCGTAGCCCTGGCCGACGCGGAAAAGGTGGGCATGGGCATCATCGCATTCGTCCGGGTCTCCCTGGGCGCGCATCAGCTCAAGGATTTCGAGACCTTCAAGAACCACGTGGACAAAATGGAAGAGGTGCTGGAGTGCTACCAGGTCTCGGGCGAGGACGACTACCTGCTCAAGGTGGCCCTGCCCGACATGCAGAGCTATGCGGACTTCGCCTTTGCCAAGCTCTCGCCCATCCCCGGCCTGCAAAGCATCAACTCGTCCTTCGTGCTCGGCACCATCAAGCAGGAAACCGCCCTGCCCATCAACGGCCATGAAAAGGAAGACTAG